Genomic segment of Triticum aestivum cultivar Chinese Spring chromosome 6A, IWGSC CS RefSeq v2.1, whole genome shotgun sequence:
AGCCCATCTGAGGAATGTATTTCTTGTCCTTTTCTTTCATTGCCTTCTCATCTGGTTATGTCAGTTGTGCTGATTTAATGTGTGCAATTATTATTCTGAACAATGCTGAATTCTTAACTTGTTCTCTTTTATGGCAGCTGTTTTTGTCTTCTTTATCTTTTCCTAAATTAAATTACAGTTGGCCATTAAAGATGTAGCAGGCATACTGCTTAGAGAGGAGATTTTATATTTCTTATTTTTTTTGCAACAGATAAGAATGAAACCGGAGAGAAAAATGGGCGTGGTTGAATTACTTTTCTAGACAATCATACTAGAACATATGGATTTTGTAACTACGAGTAGTATTGTTATTCTCCCTGAGTTGAGTAACAGAATAGATTTTGCCGTGATTGGTTTTCCAATACATGATTGATCATGGACATATGCATGAAGATATATGGATGAATGCATACATATGTTTTGGGTTCCTTGTCCATCTAGATGAGCAGGCCTGAACCTCTTCTTATACAAACTGAAGCCAAGATGAGCAGGATCACCTGATATATCTTGATTTCTCGGCATCTATCTATCTGAAAAAAGGTATTGATCTCACACTCAGTCAGTCGCTACAAACACATCAGCGCAGCGCAGGCAACAGGGCGCTCTCCTGAAGGAAGCTATAGCACCTTCAGCTTGCATGGTTTGCCGAGCAATGACAAACGTCAACAACCTGATCGACAACCTAAGGAACGCAAAGCAAGTATGTGCATCTGTACAGGCGTCGATCGGTCCGTCGACAATGGGCTCGGCTCTATTCTTCTTTTGCAGAGTGTGTGTGCTCCTAGTTATACCTGAAAAAACAATACATATGACAGTGGAAAATGGTGCAGACAATCAGGCTCAGCCCTAGAACAACACATTGGGAAATCACAATAGTTGCATGTTTTGCCTAGAACAAGATTTAGTTTATttaatcatcatcatccttttggTTGCCCGAACTGTTCTCCTTTTGTGTGGGATCTTCTTTTATCGATGTTACCGCATTTTATAGCTGTTAATTAATGGAGATACTGTTGTATCAACAAGCCTTCTTTTGGTGCATGATGTGTTGATGTTTGAGAAAATATTCCTAGACTCTTTCTCCCAACCAGCGGAGACATTCTATATATGGAGAAAAGTAAGCAATTAGAATTACCATGCTTTCAAAATATTTCTGGGCTCTGCATAATGCTTATGCTGCTGTCCATACGCACcgcacagcagggggagcaagggGTTCCACCGGATCACGCACAGCAGGTACGAGTGCGGGATGCCGGCCTGGACTCGTGCGTTCGCTGTAACAAGCTTGGAAGCATACACACCGTCATGTCCATACTCCATAGTGGCCTTATTCGTTCCCAGCAGTGGCCTGAGTTGTTCTTCTTTGTTCTATAGAATCCTCATTTATCTACAaagatagtactccctctgttgcaGAGGGAGTACTGGACAGTGGAGATCTCTCGGATATTATTTCCAATTGCCTTTGTCGGAGCAGCGAGGTGGCCTACTCCCAGTTCAATGATCTCCAGCTCTTGGCTAATTCAGTAATTCTGTAATGATGATGTGGACATATCAACTGAATTTTATTCACCTGGATACTTTCCTACCTCGCAGGCATATAATATTCTGTACTCTTGCAGTCATGAAACCCCTCCTGTTAAATGAAAAAAAAAAGCAAATCTTGCTGTCAAAGGAAGCATCATCTTCTGTGGCCACCACTAAGAGAGTGAGTGAATACAAGAGCAATCTTACTCATGTGCCTTGTGTGGTCTTCACTCTTCAGACAGTTGAAACAAGGGTTCACCTTTATTTCAATTGGCAGTTTGCAATGTCATCCTAGTAAAGTGAAACAAGGGTTCACCTCTGTGTCTGATATCATCCATTCATGGATTTCACTCTGAACTTAAAGCTGCCTAGGGTAGCTAACACTAACTGAATCTACCTTGCAGATGATGTACAGAGCACACTGCGAAAAGGAATTCGAGAAAAGGCAAAAACAATTGGTAGCTAACACTATACAGATCAGATTGCCAAAAGGAGTTCGGAACTGAATCTATTTTGCAGATGATGTCATATTGCCAAAAGGAGCTGGGAGAAAATGCAAAAAGAAATGTTTTTGTCTGTCAGACAACCTCTAGGCCACCCTGTAGAGACAGAAGCCAATCCAGGAACGATCCTCTACAGCCATCGGATAACACCCATCAGGTGAATCCAGGCCGTTAATCACGCTCTGGCCCAGAGGTCAGAATGCATCAACCAGACTGAAGTGCTTGCCTCCTTATTGGTAAAGGATGCAGCGGTACGAGCCTATAGAACAGATCCTGTTCAAGTAAGGTCGTGCTGCCATCAGCAGCGTCActccttataaaccactccaacgtTTTctaaactagcgaggtgggactaattgaGTAGAGCAGGCACATGCAGCAGCGCCTCCTCAGGCAGAGCTTGGAAGAAGGGTTAGTGGCCCATGTACATGTAGCAATTGTGCCCGAGAAAGAATAGAGCCCAGCCCAGCCCACCCGAGTGATGCTGTTGTTTCGTTTTTTTCTTCTCCTTGTTGAGTTAGCTGTGGAGATTTTGAACCAGTTTAAATATCTAGCAAATGCTGCATGCCCAATAATTTAAATACATAATTTTGTTTGTTGGACTACTTCGGTTGCATTTACAGTATCTTTTTAGTTTTGTTGAGTCAGCTGTTCAAAAGTTTTTCAGCGGAAACACTACTTGCTATAACCTTCCCAACAAGCCAAGGTATAGCATGGCAATGTATCTTAATTTCTGGAAGAAGGAAAAAGACATTGATCTAGCACTCTCACCGCCAGCATCAGTCAGTCGCTACAAAGGTCATGTCGTGAAGGAAGTTGGCACCTTCAGCTCGCCTGGTTCGTCGGGCAGTGACGAACGCCAACAACCGGAAAGACAACAGAATGGATGTGAAGCAAGTGTGTGCATCTGTGCAGGTGGCTCCCAAATACCGCTGACACAACAGGCGTCGATCGGTCGATCGAAAACAGGGCTCGGCTCTATTCTTCTTCTGCAGAGTGTGGTTCTAATTATACCTGAAAACAGAATACATATGAGAAAGAAAAATGGTACAGACAGACAATCAGGCCAAGTTCTATAGAACAACCCATTGGGGAATCACAATTGTTGCATGTTTCAGGCTTTAAGCTAGAACAAGATTTAGTTTATttaatcatcatcatccttttggTTGCCCTGACTGTTCTCCTTTGTGTATGATCCTCAATTCCTCATAGATCTACAATGATAGTGCTGGAGAAAATCTCTGAACACAGAAATTTGTTCCGGTTGCTGATCACAGAGCAAGAAAATCTCTGAACATATATCAATGCTGAATTCACCTGGATACACCGCCTCGCTGCCATGTCAAATTCTGTCTGGCAGTCATGTAACTAACCCTTCCTGAATTTAAATGGGACAAGAAATTTTGCAGTCATTTTTTTTCCTGGCTGCTATACCAAGACAGACTGAATACAAGAGCTTTCTTTTTCAGTTGCCAGTTTGCAAGCTCATACTAATGCCCTGGCATTGATCTAGGACATGATTTGCTGGATAATGTATCAAGCTCTTAAGCAAAGCAAGAAATAATCTTGCTCTTTTTAATGGAGATCAGCACTCACTCCTGCTCGTACTGCATTTAACAACCAAATGGTTCCATATTTTGCTCAGTTGGCGAGAGGATTAACCACATGACCAAGGAACAGCGTCGTGCCCGTCCTCTCCTCAACCACGGCAAACAAGAAGGGCCGATCCGCCACAAAGTCGACAAAATGCGGCGGCTCACTTGGAAGCGCGCTACCAGCCATGTCAGTGGCCGTGGCAGCAGCGGCCACGGTGCCTTGCTCGTCCACCTCGATGGTGGCCTTGTGGTGCACCCCGCCGATGGAGAGCCGCCCATCCCCGCCGCTCACCATGCCGGAGAAGTCGCCGCCTGCGAAAGCCCTTGTGACACCAAGCTTCCGCATGTCCGACGACGCCTCGAACTCGGTCGTGAACTTGAACTTGGGGACCATGAACCGCCGTACTTCAACCTCCTCTTCTGGCGTGTGCTTCCTGATGAACTCCGGCGACGACACCACCTTGTCGTAGATATCGGAAAGGCTGAGACCGCCGCTGTCGGGCAGAAGGATAAGCATGTGGAATGCAGCGGAGCGGTCGCCGTCGTTCCTGTAGGGCAGCTTGAGGGCCCTGAAGCCCGGGTAGAGCGCGACGTACTGTGACCGGCCTGTCGTCATGGACGGCACGCGCACGGTGGCGCCGCCTGGGGTGTGGAACGGCGCGGTGAAGACGTCGAACGGCTCAGGCCACGCCCCTTTGAAGTAGAGCGCGTTGGCGAGGACGACGGTCGTGGACGAGTCGACGGAGCCGGGAGGGAGGACGTCACGGATGCGCTGCTTCGTCGCGTCCGCCACGAAGCCGTTCACGCGCCGCCTCGCCTGCTCGGCCCCCGACACGAAGTCCACGGATTCCGCCGTCGCGGCGTACCGCGACGCGCCGGTGGCCGTGAACTCCGGCCTGAGCGCCCGCCTCCGGTCGACCCACACGCCGCAGGCGAAGGACGTCTGCTTCAGCCCGTTGAGTCTGCCGACAAGCTTGATCGCCGGCGCGCGGTGCAGCTCGTCGAGCGACGCTGAGCCGAGGAGCCCCAGGAGCTCCCTACGCGTCTCGCCCCGCGCGCCGGCGGCCACCATCGCGAGCGCCGCGTGGATGGACAGCGGCGAGACGACGAAGTTGCGGCCTGTGCCAGCCGCCGCCCGGACCCCGGCCTCCCTGGCGAGACTCAGGCCCGACGCATTCCCGGCCGCGTCGCTGACCACAGCTTTCTCCTCCTCAGAGTGGCCACCAGGAGGCGCGCCGGCAAAGAGGGTGGAGCAGAGGTGCCATGCGGCGAACAGGGCCAAGCAGAGGAGGACGGTCTTCCCGAAGCGCGACATCGGAATGGCCGTGGGTTTGTGGTAAGACGCAGACAGGATCACCGGCGATCTGACGACGGAGACGATGGGGGAAGACGGCCGGCGGCTGGCAGGTGGAGTCCCTCCGTGGGAGCTGACGCGTGGGTTAGGTAGGTTAGGTGCACAATGGGCTGATGGGCTTCGAGTCCAGTCCCGGAAGGGGTATAATaattttcattttctaaaaaaatatatttttcaaaTAAGAAACCACTACAGTCGCAGGAGTATATTAATTGCAGACATATATTAGGTAGGATATAATGTGTGTATTTTCTTGAAGGGTATTATTTGTGTATTAATTATGTGATCAACGGTGCTGATATTTGAAGCAATCTAGGTCCTTGCATTGACTTAGTTCCATGGCCGAGATTAATTGAATTTGCCCATTTAGATCTTTTTATTATATTGTTATATTAGTTATTGCTTTATTCTACCTCAAGAAAACTATTCTAGATGATTAGGGTTCAAGTACTTCGCCTGCTTTTTGTCATCATTGAGTTATCTATATGATCATCGGTGAATTCGTTCACCCCTCCATGCACCTTGCATTGCATGTGTGCTCTGGCTAGAGTAAACATGAGGCATCTGTTTAGCATAGATGCTTTCAAGTAGTGCCATACCTAGGATTTCCCCACGACCCCGGGTAGCCTTGTTTGTACGATGAACACTATAGTTACAGTGCGGTACTGTTTGCTACAGTCAACGAAATGTTGACTCTCTACGCCCCAGGCCACGCCCTGGGCAGCCCGGGGTCTGCCTACACCCCTGCTTTCAAGGGCACGATGATATTTGGGCAGCCCGGGGTTTGCGTGTGAGCCAGAGATACACTAGGTGGACGACAACTTGTTCATGATCCATGTGTTCTTCCTTGGCGAACGAAACAGGGTTATGCATCAAGGTCAGTGTGTTTTCGCAGCTTGGTTCTCCTTATTGAAGACTATATATGATGGCAGAGTTAGGCTGGAACCGGTGAAGCTTTATCAAATCCAGGCATGGGCACATATACAGAGCATCCTAGAGCTATGTCTCACTTAGGTCATTGCAAACCAGTTATCATGAATGACAATGCAGGTCTAGAGCATTGAGATGAATCCGATTTGggtgtttttttgggggggggggggggggctgaatgtgaatgtttttgaaattcaagaacatttttatagtttgtaaaaaaatatttgaaacaatAGCATTTTTTGGTAATTCAAAATATTTCAAATTTTAAAACAGGTTCTAAAATGTATAATAAAGTTTAAAAAGGGACAAAAATGAAATTAAcggaaaaagaaaaaccaaaataaTAGAACAGAAAAAAATACGCTCAGCCCTTGCCCAACATGGCTACGGCATCGCTTCCATCGAGCCGCCCAAACATTTGCCGACTtgaaaaaagttttgaaaaagaatgattatgaattttaaaaaattacAGGCATTATAATACTTTCTAAACTTGAAAAGAGTTCCTATATATGGtaaaaacttcatgaatttgaaaacaaagtttgcgaatttaagaaaatgttcacaaatttaaatgGGAAAAATTTCGGCTAGGGCGTTCGGGTTGGGCGGAAGGTTTCGTCTCAGAGTACCTTTTTTGACATCGTTCAAATGGACCAAAAAAATTCTAGGGCCTTGTATCACCATtccaaggcaccatgccaagtttttgTGATTTTGATAATTCTTCATTTTCAAATAATGTTTGTGCTTTCAAAATTTATTTGGAATTTAAAAAATAATCCCATATTTAATGTTTTTCTTCACAaataataaaatgtttgcagaaattcaaaataatttggtttcaaaattttgttcatacTTTCTGAATTTGCTTGATATTTCAAATTTTGTAGTGTTTTTTTTAAATATGTGTTCAAAATTTTGTTTGCTCTGTTGATGTTTGTGTTATGACATTCTGAGCAATTTTGAAAGACATGAACAAATTTTTGACATATTTGTACCATTTTGTTTAAAATGTGAATATTTGTACTTTATGTACAGAATtttaaaatgcgaacatttttaaaattttgaacaaaaTATTATAAGCGTGAGAATTTTGTGAAAAAGAAATGGAAACAAATAaaggtaaaaaaagaaaaagaactagtGATAAAAGGACCGATTCAACAATGGGCTGGCTGAGCCGAAAGCAAAAAAAAGGAGTAAATATACACAAGCATTAGGATGTCCTACTTGGTTACTATGGTCCTCCTTagaccaagaggtcttgagttgAATTCACATTAATTGCACGCTTTTTATCTTTTAAAAAGAAAGTGAAAAACAGGCGAGGGCGCCGCGTATCGGCGCGGGTGAAAAGATCACACTACCCTTTATTATATGGGCGTATAGAGACATCTCAACAGTCAATGTGTTTAGGGGGTATACTGAAGCAAAAGTGAGTGTGAAGTTGGTCTAACTGAAACTGAAGGGTCGAATACTGAACAACTGCAGAGTAATAACACTTTTATTGCAGGATTTGGTGTCCATCCTATGCTTTCTTTTATCAACGGAGTACATATATCTATTTTACCACTCAGGTGTAAGATTTTGGGATGTCAAGGATGACAAATAACACTTTCGTTTCCTCCAAGTCCGCAGCTTTTCATCGAGAATCAATTTTCTTGATTCATCGGTTCCATTCGACAAATGTGGATATTGCCTCTTACATTTTCCTTGTTCAGCTGGTGTGCATCTTTTGTAAATAACCTATCGTGACTGTATTTTCGGTTGGCCTACAGTCGGAGTGGATGGCATCTTTTGCGCTGATAGAAGATTGAATGGTCCAACTAAAAATAAAAAGATTGAATGCTGGCATCAGGTGCGACGTCTACAGTTTTGGACGATCCTATGGGAATTAATTAGCAATGCTGCGTGCGCCTTGGAGCGGGCTGAATCCAATGCAAGTCGTCGGAGTAGTTGGGTTTCAAAGCAAACGGCTAGACATTCCCAAAGAGGTCGACCCACTGGTGGCTAGCATACTACCTTTATGTTggggcaagtaagatgacaaatcATTCTTCAAATAATATCGGAAAATAGTTTTTCAGTTGTGTATTTGGAGCGGGGTGGGGGGTGATTCTGAGAACCAGAATTCACGACACAGATATGGTACTGTTTTTTGTTGGTTTATTAAAACAGAAAATGGAAGGAAAAAAAGGGAACCAGTAGTTTTTTATGTCTGCAGGAAGTTGCAGGCTAGGTAAATGTTTACCACATGCAGTCTTGTATATCATGTATACAGATGTTGTTTGGCATCTCTATGAATGCATATTAATACTTGATTATCTCCTCTTTTATCAACATTGCCTGATTTTATAGCTTTTCATGGAGATACTGCCATATTACCATGCCTTCTTTTGGTGTATGATGTGTTGATGTGTGACCAAATATTCCTTAGACTCTATTTTTTTAATCAGAGGTGACATTCCATATATGGAGAAAAGTAAATAATTAGAATTGCCATGCTCTCAAAATATACCTGGACTCTGCATAATGCTGAATGCTGCTGTGTGAGAGAGCTGATCGCTGATTGCTTGATTGTTTGAGTCACTAGAAGTGGCCTATTCCTTCCCAGCAGTGGCCAGAGCTGTTCTCCTTTGTGCTATGGGATCCTCATTTATCTACAAAGATACAGTAGTACAGAAGAGTGAAGACCTCAGATATTTTATCCAATTGCCTCTGTCTGAGCAGTTAGCAGGCCTGCTCCCAGTTCAATGACAATGATCTCCACCTTAGCTAATTTTGTGCTGAtctttttatactccctccgttcacttttataagacgtttCAGACAGCCCACATTGCCCTGTTTTGGGTGATGTCTGAATTGTCtacaaggtcttataaaagtgaaaaGAGGGAGTATATTAATTCAGTACTAATGACAGAGCAAGATCTCTGGACATATAAACTGAATTTCGTTCATCTGGATATTCTTCTACTTCGCACGGAGGTCATGAAACCCTCCTAAATGAAAAGGGAAATCTTGCTGTCAAAGGAAACATCATTTTTTTTTTACCGGCTACTGCTAAGTGACTGGCTGAACACAGTCGAAACAAGGCTTCACCTCTGATTCAGTTAGCAGTTTGCAAATTCCTCCTAATTGTGCCCTGGCACTAATCCAGGACATGCTCTTTTGAATAATGTTTCAAACTCTTAAGCAAGCAATCGATAATCTCTTTTTATGGAGATTGTTTGGGTTAACAGGACACGAGTGACCACATCATCAAAGAATTACTTCAAAATTGTTGGAAATTGTCGAAAGATGAGCTGAACTTAGCTTTCCATAGAGCCATCTTTCTGAATTGTCAAAGATCATTTGGGTTAAAAGATAGTCTCTTTCTGAATTCCCAGCCTCAAGTAAAACCTATATGGAATTCTCTGTACATACTTTATTTGTCAAATATCATCCATTTCCTTGATTCCATTGACTGAATCTAGTTTGCAGAAGATATACAGATCATATTGCCAAAAATAGAACGTCAAAAAATGTTTTTTGTAGTCTGTACAACCTCTGAGCCACCCTGCACCAGTGTGAACTGGAACAGGAGCGATCCTCTACAGCCGTCGGATGGCACCCATCAGGTGAATTCCAGGCCGTTAATCACGCTCTGGCCAAGAGGTGAGAATGCATCAACCAGACTGAAGTGCTTGCCTCCTTATTGGTAAAGGATGCAGCGGTACAAGCCTATAGAACAGATCCTGTTCAAGTAAGGTCGTGCTACAACAAGCCGCTCCTCGCCTTATAAACTGGTTTAGCGTCGCctaaactagcgaggtgggactaattagAGAGCAGCCAGTGCAGTGCTGCGCTTCCTGGGGCAGAgcatgaaagaagggtgtgtggcCCATGTAGCGGGGCACTAGAATGAGCAAGGCCCAGCCCCATCAGAGAAACGTTCAGCTGTGCAGATTTTGAACTAGTTTAAATATCTGGCAAATGCTGCATAGCCTGTACTTTTAATACAACCTCCAATCGGAATTGTATAGAAGTTGCGTCAATTTAttcggatcggagggagtacatataatTTCGAACAATGTTTATTCCAACTTTCCTTTTCATGACACCtagttctttttttgttttctttagcttCTATGCCAAATGAAAGTACAGTTGGCCATTACCAAAGTAGAAGACACACTGCTAGGTTAGAAAGAAGAGATAGAGAATGCAACAGACAAGAAGAAAACCGGAGAGAAAAATGAGTGTAGTGTAACTCCAGAGCGTCCGAGACAGAACATAAACGTGTCGTTGAAGTACTTTTGTTGCATTTACAATATCTATTTGTTTTGTCGACTCACCTGCTCAAAAGTACTCCAGTTCACTGGCTAGAACTGTTCCGTGTTCGTGTTGGATCGTCATTGATCTACAATGGTAGTGCTGGGTGAAGATCTCAGAGATTTGTTCCAATTGCGGATCACAGAGCAAGAAGATCTCTGTACATATTATACTAATGGTGAATTCACCTGGATACTCCGCCTAGCTGCCTTGTCAAAGCCTGTCTGAGAATCCTGAATTTAAATGGACAGGAATCATGTAGCTGTCAATACATTTTGAGTGGAACAATACATTTTGCTGTTAATTTATTTTTTCTGGCAACCGCCAAGAAACAGACTGAATACAAGAGCCTCTTTTTTCCAGTTGCCGGTTTGCAAAGTCATACTTATGGCCCGGCTTTGATCCGGgacatgatttttttttttgaacggAGAAAGGCGCCAACAGGCGCTAAATTCATTTCATTCAGCTCACATACGCAGTACAGAGTGAATTACAATGCTCCACTGTAGTTGATCTGCATTCACTTTTCTACTGGCAACCGCTTGTTGCTCTTAGGAAAAGCAAGAATAATCTTTCTTTTTTTCAATGGAGATCAGGACTCGCTCCTGCATCCTCAAATTTGTTGGACAGGAGTGACCAAATCTTCGAAAGTGACCAATGTTCAAATATTTACTCCTATTCAAGAACAGCCAAATGATTCCACATTTTACTCAGTTAGCGAGAGGATTAACCACATGACCAAGGAACAGCGTTGTGCCCGTCCTCTCCTCGACCACGGCAAATAAGAAGGGCCGATCCGCCACAAAATCCACCAGATGCGGTGGTTCGCTGCGAAGCGCGCTACCATACATGACTATGGCCGTGGCAGCAGCGGCCACAGTGCCTAGCTCGTCCACCTCGATGGTGGCCTTATGGAGCACCCGGCCGATGGAGAGCCGCCCATCCCCACCGCTCACCATGCCTGAGAAGTCGCCCCCTTTGAAAGCCGTGGTGACACCAAGCTTCTGCATGTCTGACGACGCCTCATACTTAGAGGTGAACTTGAACTTGGGCACCATGAACTGTCCCACTGGAACTTCCTCTTCCGGCGTGTGCTTCCTTATGAACTCTGGCATCGACACCGCCTTGTCATAGAGATCCGTGAGGCTGAGAATGCCGCTGTCCGGGAGAAGGATAAGCATGTAGAATGCAGCAGCTTGCCGATCGCCGTCGGTCCTGTAGGGCAGCTTGAGGGCCCTGAAGCCCGGGTAGAGAGCAATGTACTGTGACCGGCCTGTCGTCAGGGATGGCACGCGCACGGTGGTGCCGCCTGGGATGTGGAACGGCGCGGTGAAGACGTCGAACGGTCGACGCCACGCTCCTTTGAAGTAGAGCGCGTTGGCGAGGACGACCTCCGTGGACGAGTGGACGGAGCCGGGAGGGAGTATGTCATGGATGCGCTGGTTCGTCGCGTCCGCCACAAAGGCGTTCACGCGCCGCCTTGCCAGCTCGGCCCCCGACACAAAGTCCACAGATTCTGCCGTGGCGGCGTACCGCGACGCGCCGGTGGCCGTGAACTCTGGCCTGAGCGCCCGCCTCTGGTCGACCCACACGCCGCAGGCGAAGGACGTCTGCGTCAGGCCGTTGAGCCTGCCCACAAGCTTGATCGCCGGCGAGCGGTGCAGCTCGTCGAGCGACGCTGAcccgaggaaacccaggagctccCTGCGCGTGTCGCCTCGAGCGCCGGCGGTCACCATCGCGAGCGCCGCGTGGATGGACAGCGGCGAGATGACGAAGTTGCGCTCCGCTCCGGCCGCCTCCCGGACGCCGGCCTCCCTGGCGAGAGGCAGGCCGGACGCTTTCCCGGCCGCGTCGCTCGCTACCGGTGCCTCCTCCGCAGGGTCGCCACCAGGAGCAGGAGGCGCGTCGGCGAACAGGGTCGAGCAGAGGTGCCATGCGGTGAACAGGGCCAAGCAGAGGAGGACGGCCTTCCCGAAGCGCGACATAGTCGGAATCGCCGTGGGTTCGTGGTAAGATTCGGTTAGGATCGCAGTGGTTGAGCGCCGGAGATGGTGCCGGCGGCGGAGCTGAGCCCCTACCCTGGAACTGGAAGCTCTCGCGTGTGCGTTAGGGTTAGGTGAACAATGTACTGGGCTTCGAGCCCAGCCAGCCTGCAAAGCTGCCTAAACAGACCGGGAGAGCTGGGCTGGCACGGCACGACACGGGCTAAaaggttttgggaaccttctagaaggttcctgagcCGGTTTATATTTTCTTCTTGctacctttcttttttcttttttcctgatTATATTATCTActctttccttttttctgtttatttttctttccgtttttcctttttttattcgcATTCATTTTCTTTTTCCAAGTTTTATTTTGGTTTTCTTTCTTTCCCTTTTTCCTGTTTATTTTGTTCGAAAATTTCAAATATTGTTTAAAAttatcaaaaaatgttcttgtttttgaaatttgttcatagttttaaaaaaatgttcaagttttaaaaaaattctcattttcaaaattttgtttgcacttttaaaaaatgtttgtttttCAAGAAATTCTGGGATTTCAAAAAACGTTCTCGTTTCCAATATATGTTCCAGCTTtgcaaatttgttcacaaattcaagaaaTGCTCATGTTGTAAAATTTTGttctcaaattcaaaaaatgtttggcacattggaaaaatgttcacatttATTAACTTTTGTTCACCGATTCAAAAAAAGGGGAATTTCCAAAAAAATCCcgctttccaaatttgttcacatcgtcaaaatgttcatgtttttcaaaatttgacccctaattcgaaaaatgttcagggaaattcaaaaagtgttcatgTCTTGAAAATTATGTTCATAAATTTTGAGAAATGTTCGCACTTTCAATTTTTTGTTCCTGCTTTCGGAAAATGTTTTGCACTTTCAAGGAAGTCTTCTTCATTTCAAAAACAAAATCTAATTTTCATGTTGTTCCttgtttttttgaaaaaaagtttgagattaccaAAAATGTTTCAAGTTTCAGTTTTTTTGCTATGAAATATGAAAATGTTGTATTTCAAAACATATTATCTTTTTTCTAAAAGAAAATCacattcaaaattttaaaaatagtTTTAATTTTTTTGGCTTATATCATATAAGGCGGGCTGCCATTTTTATGTACGAAATCCTAGGAATTATGGTGGCTATTAGCGTCCCTCACCTGCTGTAGGTGATTTGTTCGATACCTGCCGCTGTTGTATGTTTCTCTATGTATGACCCTGTAATATTAACATGAGAAGTTGACTGTTGTGTTGGCTAGCACATCGCGCCATGAAACACGAAGTCACGGGATTGAATCCTAGCTCAAGCATGCTCTAATTTTTTGCGTTATTTCATCTCAGGATCATGCCACCGGAAATGGGCCTTTTTTGCGTTATTTCATCTCGCGATCGTGCCACCGGAAGGAAATGGGACCTTTTGCGTTATTTC
This window contains:
- the LOC123131747 gene encoding putative serpin-Z12, translated to MSRFGKAVLLCLALFTAWHLCSTLFADAPPAPGGDPAEEAPVASDAAGKASGLPLAREAGVREAAGAERNFVISPLSIHAALAMVTAGARGDTRRELLGFLGSASLDELHRSPAIKLVGRLNGLTQTSFACGVWVDQRRALRPEFTATGASRYAATAESVDFVSGAELARRRVNAFVADATNQRIHDILPPGSVHSSTEVVLANALYFKGAWRRPFDVFTAPFHIPGGTTVRVPSLTTGRSQYIALYPGFRALKLPYRTDGDRQAAAFYMLILLPDSGILSLTDLYDKAVSMPEFIRKHTPEEEVPVGQFMVPKFKFTSKYEASSDMQKLGVTTAFKGGDFSGMVSGGDGRLSIGRVLHKATIEVDELGTVAAAATAIVMYGSALRSEPPHLVDFVADRPFLFAVVEERTGTTLFLGHVVNPLAN
- the LOC123130085 gene encoding putative serpin-Z12, whose protein sequence is MSRFGKTVLLCLALFAAWHLCSTLFAGAPPGGHSEEEKAVVSDAAGNASGLSLAREAGVRAAAGTGRNFVVSPLSIHAALAMVAAGARGETRRELLGLLGSASLDELHRAPAIKLVGRLNGLKQTSFACGVWVDRRRALRPEFTATGASRYAATAESVDFVSGAEQARRRVNGFVADATKQRIRDVLPPGSVDSSTTVVLANALYFKGAWPEPFDVFTAPFHTPGGATVRVPSMTTGRSQYVALYPGFRALKLPYRNDGDRSAAFHMLILLPDSGGLSLSDIYDKVVSSPEFIRKHTPEEEVEVRRFMVPKFKFTTEFEASSDMRKLGVTRAFAGGDFSGMVSGGDGRLSIGGVHHKATIEVDEQGTVAAAATATDMAGSALPSEPPHFVDFVADRPFLFAVVEERTGTTLFLGHVVNPLAN